The following proteins are encoded in a genomic region of Hoeflea phototrophica DFL-43:
- the murD gene encoding UDP-N-acetylmuramoyl-L-alanine--D-glutamate ligase — protein sequence MIAASTFKGRRVALFGLGGSGLATARSLVAGGAELIAWDDNPAQVEAAAKAGIAVGDLREIDWARIQTLVLAPGVPLTHPKPHWTADLANMYAVEIIGDVEIFARERRAHAPDAAFIAITGTNGKSTTTALIAHLIEHSGRDAQLGGNIGTAVLTLEPLTDDRVYVIECSSYQIDLAPSLDPSAGLLLNLTPDHLDRHGSMQHYAEVKTRLVAQSDMAIIGVDDDWCRDIATQIEADGRKVERISKSLPLSRGIFADGGKIRQAADGAVQEIADLSGIPTLRGQHNAQNAAAAIAACRVTGLSDAEIRTGLATFPGLKHRMQPVGRQGRVVFVNDSKATNAEAAAPALQSFKPIYWIAGGLAKEGGIAALEPYFPRIAKAYLIGEAAAEFAASIGERAPFEISGTLDRAVANAARDAGQDAAEMPAVLLSPACASFDQYRNFEVRGDAFVSLVAALDDIEMLVEVGRKGELNG from the coding sequence ATGATTGCGGCGTCGACATTCAAGGGCAGGCGGGTGGCGCTGTTCGGGCTGGGCGGCTCGGGCCTTGCCACCGCCAGGTCGCTTGTCGCCGGGGGTGCCGAGCTGATTGCCTGGGATGACAATCCGGCCCAGGTCGAGGCCGCCGCCAAGGCGGGCATCGCAGTGGGGGATCTTCGCGAGATCGACTGGGCCAGGATCCAGACGCTGGTGCTTGCGCCCGGTGTCCCGCTCACCCATCCCAAGCCGCACTGGACCGCGGATCTTGCCAATATGTATGCGGTTGAAATCATCGGCGATGTGGAAATCTTTGCACGCGAGCGCCGGGCCCATGCTCCGGACGCCGCGTTCATCGCCATCACCGGCACCAACGGCAAATCCACCACCACCGCCCTGATTGCCCACCTGATTGAGCACAGCGGCCGCGATGCGCAGCTTGGCGGCAATATCGGCACCGCGGTTCTGACCCTGGAGCCGCTCACCGATGACCGGGTCTATGTGATCGAATGTTCGTCCTACCAGATCGATCTGGCCCCCTCTCTCGATCCCAGCGCCGGATTGCTGCTCAATCTTACGCCCGACCATCTCGACCGTCATGGGTCGATGCAGCACTATGCCGAGGTGAAGACGCGGCTGGTGGCGCAAAGTGACATGGCGATCATCGGTGTCGATGATGATTGGTGCCGTGACATCGCAACGCAGATCGAGGCGGACGGGCGCAAGGTCGAACGGATCTCCAAGTCGCTGCCGCTGTCACGCGGAATTTTCGCCGATGGCGGCAAGATCCGCCAGGCGGCAGATGGCGCAGTGCAGGAGATTGCCGATCTTTCAGGGATCCCGACCCTGCGCGGTCAGCACAATGCCCAGAATGCCGCTGCCGCAATCGCAGCCTGCCGCGTGACCGGGCTCAGCGACGCGGAAATCCGTACGGGGCTTGCCACCTTTCCCGGCCTCAAGCACCGGATGCAGCCGGTTGGGCGGCAAGGACGCGTGGTCTTCGTCAATGATTCCAAGGCCACCAATGCGGAAGCCGCGGCACCTGCGCTGCAGAGCTTCAAACCGATCTACTGGATTGCCGGCGGGCTTGCCAAGGAAGGCGGAATTGCTGCGCTGGAGCCATATTTTCCCCGCATTGCGAAGGCCTATCTGATCGGCGAAGCAGCTGCGGAATTTGCCGCAAGCATCGGTGAGCGGGCGCCATTCGAGATTTCCGGCACGCTTGATCGTGCGGTCGCAAATGCGGCGCGTGATGCGGGGCAGGATGCGGCCGAGATGCCGGCGGTGTTGTTGTCGCCGGCCTGCGCCAGTTTTGACCAGTACCGGAATTTCGAAGTCCGCGGCGACGCCTTCGTAAGCCTCGTGGCAGCGTTGGATGATATTGAAATGCTTGTGGAGGTCGGGCGCAAAGGAGAATTGAATGGTTAG
- the ftsW gene encoding putative lipid II flippase FtsW gives MVSRAERGLVADWFWTIDRLFLAAFVALMGIGLMMSFAASPAVAERLGLDSFHFVERHGVFLLPALAVMIGVSFLNARQVRRLALLLLIGAIAMMVLALFFGVEIKGSRRWISIMGISVQPSEFMKPAFVVICAWLFSERSRHPEIPGNLFAIILFGIVAALLVAQPDLGQTMLTAAVWGGMFFMAGMSWFWILLLGGLAILGFVSAYVVFPHVAERINGFLFGEGDSFQIDTAREAIIRGDWFGQGPGEGTIKRILPDSHTDFVFSVAAEEFGIVFCMVLVALFAFVVLRGLTRAGALQDDFTRLAVAGLSLLIGFQSFINIGVNLELLPAKGMTLPLVSYGGSSMIAVAITAGFLLALTRRRPENRAQPRPFFRAAESVAAE, from the coding sequence ATGGTTAGCCGTGCTGAACGCGGGCTGGTCGCGGACTGGTTCTGGACCATTGATCGGCTTTTCCTGGCGGCCTTTGTCGCCCTTATGGGCATTGGACTGATGATGTCGTTTGCAGCCAGCCCGGCGGTGGCGGAGCGGCTCGGGCTTGACAGTTTCCATTTCGTCGAACGTCACGGGGTGTTTTTGCTGCCGGCGCTTGCGGTGATGATCGGGGTGTCGTTTCTGAACGCGCGGCAGGTGCGGCGGCTGGCTCTGCTGCTTCTGATCGGAGCGATCGCGATGATGGTGCTGGCGCTGTTTTTCGGTGTTGAGATCAAGGGGTCGCGACGCTGGATTTCGATCATGGGAATCTCGGTTCAGCCGTCCGAGTTCATGAAACCGGCCTTCGTGGTGATCTGCGCATGGTTGTTTTCGGAGCGGTCACGCCATCCCGAAATCCCGGGCAATCTGTTCGCCATCATCCTGTTCGGCATTGTCGCAGCCCTTCTGGTGGCGCAGCCGGACCTTGGCCAGACCATGCTGACGGCCGCTGTCTGGGGTGGGATGTTCTTCATGGCCGGCATGTCCTGGTTCTGGATCCTGCTCCTGGGCGGACTGGCTATTCTGGGTTTTGTTTCGGCCTATGTGGTGTTCCCGCATGTGGCCGAGCGCATCAACGGCTTCCTGTTTGGCGAGGGAGACAGCTTCCAGATCGACACGGCGCGCGAGGCCATCATTCGCGGTGACTGGTTCGGCCAGGGGCCGGGCGAGGGGACGATTAAGCGAATCCTGCCCGACAGCCACACCGATTTCGTCTTCTCGGTGGCCGCCGAGGAGTTCGGGATCGTGTTCTGCATGGTGCTGGTGGCGCTGTTCGCCTTCGTGGTGCTGCGTGGGCTGACCCGCGCTGGTGCGCTTCAGGATGATTTCACACGGCTCGCCGTGGCTGGATTGTCGCTGCTGATCGGCTTCCAGTCCTTCATCAATATTGGGGTCAATCTCGAATTGCTGCCGGCCAAGGGCATGACGTTGCCGCTGGTCTCCTATGGTGGTTCGTCGATGATTGCGGTGGCGATCACGGCGGGCTTCCTGCTGGCGCTCACCCGACGCAGGCCGGAAAACCGGGCACAACCGAGACCGTTCTTCCGGGCGGCCGAGAGTGTGGCGGCGGAGTAG
- a CDS encoding GGDEF domain-containing protein gives MIRDWIVKQLMLGEFSSYGDVCRKSVLVGLKVSLVAYLLNLSLHGLLYFSGLMPYEKMGDALFLATVLTPPIAFTISVAAYIAVGFAIHDLGVSRDELEWLSRTDMLSGLANRRAFLTAFETTEGEKTMVVFDIDRFKTVNDSHGHSAGDKVIGEVANMLSTVFGDRSLCARLGGEEFAVFSGEVPFGEFAALSELARMRIAGLQIEVDDSVVQVTVSAGIARCSENETFSQTFSRADKLLYRAKTSGRNRVMFCFGPGSPTETVFQAKSA, from the coding sequence ATGATACGTGACTGGATTGTAAAGCAGCTTATGCTCGGGGAGTTTTCCTCCTACGGTGACGTGTGCCGGAAGTCCGTCCTGGTTGGCCTCAAGGTTTCACTGGTTGCCTATCTTCTCAATCTTTCTCTCCATGGTCTGCTCTATTTTTCAGGCCTGATGCCCTATGAGAAAATGGGCGACGCGCTGTTCCTTGCCACGGTTCTGACGCCGCCCATTGCCTTTACGATTTCTGTTGCCGCTTACATTGCGGTCGGATTTGCAATTCATGATCTGGGTGTGTCGCGCGATGAGCTGGAGTGGCTGAGCCGCACAGACATGCTTTCAGGGCTTGCCAACAGACGGGCCTTCCTGACAGCCTTCGAAACCACCGAGGGCGAAAAGACCATGGTTGTTTTCGATATCGACCGGTTCAAGACTGTCAATGATTCTCATGGCCACTCGGCCGGCGACAAGGTGATCGGCGAAGTCGCAAACATGTTGTCTACGGTGTTTGGCGATAGGTCTCTGTGTGCCCGTCTCGGCGGAGAGGAATTTGCTGTGTTCAGCGGCGAGGTGCCTTTTGGAGAATTCGCGGCACTGAGCGAATTGGCTCGTATGCGCATTGCCGGTCTTCAAATTGAGGTGGATGATTCCGTCGTGCAGGTGACGGTTTCCGCCGGGATTGCCCGCTGCTCGGAAAACGAAACGTTCAGCCAGACCTTTTCCCGTGCCGACAAGCTGCTGTATCGGGCCAAGACCAGCGGGCGTAACAGAGTGATGTTCTGCTTCGGACCCGGTTCTCCCACCGAGACAGTCTTTCAGGCGAAAAGCGCCTGA
- a CDS encoding putative bifunctional diguanylate cyclase/phosphodiesterase, whose protein sequence is MALITQAVISTLPPSQSGAATRNRTDCFPAIAEMRDARMRTASRFDTYKTWIDPVRQQALAKAYCPIVRVLLLPGAAYYLYVTWAHWRDETGLSLLILGSITSVTALCFLLIRQFMVSEESVTLARLELAGFIANLLIYFNVLIYTIMNFEQTKLIYFALMAVIFSTTGVTLRSTLFTIFLSLATLFWFASDLSPELFNQYVSIGVATAVASLCMATLLRKAIFRQIDARLLADKLTAKAQRLADTDMLTGVPNRRAVFEKIDYFVKQGRPFWMGILDLDGFKAINDVYGHIMGDRLLCAIVDRAKDINLEGVTFGRIGGDEFIAILPGTMTEEEVKRLGKDTIDAISSPYPMDLLELTIGASAGFAHFPSMGSSSAQLYEKADFALYKAKAHQRGQCILFDTAEDKEMKQAIEIERELRECDLENELFLLFQPQYSPSLQKVVSFEALARWQSPKLGLVQPDQFIRAAERSGHIRKVTGILFNKGLDALAKWPRDISFSFNLSAQDISDRSFILSLLSAIMKSGISPHRIEFEITETAVMSDLETSRQLLQTLRSSGCKIALDDFGSGYSSFEYLDQLPLDKVKIDRSFIRKVPHSDTSREIVAGVIGLCRKLDLRCVLEGVETESEMAILSPMKPDLIQGYLYGKPMKDSDARDMIDRQQEQSNHGNAAPDQHEGLSALS, encoded by the coding sequence TTGGCGCTCATCACACAAGCCGTGATCAGCACACTTCCTCCATCTCAAAGTGGCGCGGCGACGAGGAACAGGACCGATTGTTTTCCGGCAATCGCCGAAATGAGAGATGCACGCATGAGAACGGCGAGTCGCTTCGACACCTACAAAACCTGGATAGATCCTGTGAGACAGCAGGCTCTGGCCAAAGCCTATTGCCCCATCGTCCGCGTTCTCTTGCTTCCTGGGGCGGCTTACTACCTGTATGTTACCTGGGCCCACTGGCGCGATGAAACAGGCCTGTCCCTCCTCATCCTCGGCTCAATCACCTCAGTCACGGCACTATGCTTTCTGCTGATAAGGCAGTTCATGGTCTCGGAAGAATCCGTGACTTTGGCGCGCTTGGAACTTGCCGGCTTCATTGCAAATTTATTAATATATTTCAACGTCTTAATATACACAATCATGAATTTCGAGCAAACCAAGCTCATCTATTTTGCGCTGATGGCAGTGATTTTTTCGACCACAGGCGTGACGCTTCGTTCCACCCTGTTCACGATTTTCCTGTCGTTGGCGACATTGTTCTGGTTCGCGTCTGACTTATCGCCTGAACTCTTCAATCAGTATGTCTCCATCGGGGTCGCCACCGCTGTCGCATCATTGTGCATGGCAACGCTTTTGCGCAAGGCAATCTTCCGGCAGATCGATGCGCGTCTGCTTGCAGACAAATTGACAGCCAAGGCACAGCGCCTGGCAGATACTGACATGCTGACCGGCGTACCAAACCGACGCGCCGTGTTTGAGAAGATCGATTATTTTGTCAAACAGGGCAGACCGTTCTGGATGGGCATTCTGGACCTCGATGGCTTCAAGGCGATCAATGATGTGTATGGCCACATAATGGGCGATCGCCTGCTGTGCGCCATCGTCGATCGCGCCAAAGACATCAATCTTGAGGGCGTCACTTTCGGGCGTATTGGTGGCGATGAATTCATTGCCATTCTTCCCGGAACAATGACTGAAGAAGAAGTCAAACGTCTTGGCAAAGACACCATAGATGCGATCAGCAGCCCCTACCCGATGGACCTTCTTGAACTCACGATCGGCGCCTCGGCCGGATTTGCGCACTTCCCAAGCATGGGGTCATCATCTGCCCAGCTCTACGAAAAGGCGGATTTCGCGCTCTACAAGGCCAAGGCCCACCAACGAGGCCAGTGCATTCTGTTTGACACCGCTGAAGACAAGGAAATGAAGCAGGCGATCGAGATCGAACGCGAATTGCGAGAATGCGATCTCGAAAACGAACTCTTCCTTCTGTTTCAGCCGCAGTATTCACCGAGCCTTCAAAAGGTTGTCAGCTTTGAAGCTCTGGCCCGTTGGCAAAGCCCGAAGCTCGGTCTTGTGCAGCCAGATCAGTTCATACGCGCGGCGGAACGGTCCGGCCACATCCGCAAGGTGACCGGTATCCTGTTCAACAAGGGGCTCGACGCACTGGCCAAGTGGCCGCGGGACATCAGCTTTTCCTTCAACCTGTCGGCCCAGGACATCTCGGACCGATCCTTTATCCTGTCTCTGTTGTCCGCAATCATGAAGTCAGGGATCTCGCCGCACCGGATCGAGTTCGAGATCACCGAGACTGCCGTGATGTCCGATCTTGAAACCTCCAGGCAGCTTCTTCAGACATTGCGCTCCAGCGGCTGCAAGATCGCTCTCGATGATTTCGGATCGGGGTATTCGAGCTTTGAATATCTCGACCAGTTGCCGCTCGACAAGGTCAAGATCGACAGGAGCTTTATCCGCAAGGTTCCCCACAGCGACACATCGCGCGAAATTGTGGCCGGCGTTATCGGGTTGTGCCGGAAACTCGATCTGCGTTGCGTTCTTGAAGGCGTGGAAACCGAAAGTGAAATGGCAATCCTGTCCCCGATGAAACCGGATCTGATCCAGGGATACCTGTATGGCAAACCGATGAAGGACAGCGATGCACGGGACATGATCGACCGGCAGCAGGAACAATCCAATCACGGAAACGCCGCCCCGGATCAACACGAGGGCCTGTCAGCCTTGAGTTGA
- the murG gene encoding undecaprenyldiphospho-muramoylpentapeptide beta-N-acetylglucosaminyltransferase, translated as MAKGKLFLLSAGGTGGHLFPAQALAHELVARGHRVHLVTDSRAERFAGKFPASEIHIVRSATIGSKNPIKLVKALWTLFSGVREAGALIRKIRPDAVIGFGGYPTIPPLLAASNAGLPTMIHEQNAVMGRANKALATRVKAIAGGFLPEGQGTHAAKTVITGNPVRPEVLAAAAIPFKPSKDDEPFRLVVFGGSQGAQFFSDAIPSAIALLPDPLRARLELTQQARPEDEEQVRARLIELGVKADVSPFFTDMAARIGAAHLVISRSGASTVSEIAVIGRSAILVPYPHALDHDQAANAAALMAKGGASVVRQSELSAQMLSDMIAERMNDPAGLAATAAAAQATGKPDAARLLANLAEAISEGISPEQFRSTSA; from the coding sequence ATGGCTAAGGGCAAACTCTTTCTGCTGTCTGCGGGCGGCACCGGCGGACATCTGTTTCCCGCTCAGGCGCTGGCGCATGAGCTGGTGGCGCGCGGCCATCGCGTGCATCTGGTGACGGACAGCCGTGCCGAACGCTTTGCCGGCAAGTTTCCCGCATCCGAAATCCATATCGTACGCTCTGCAACCATCGGCTCGAAGAACCCGATCAAGCTGGTAAAGGCCTTGTGGACGCTGTTTTCCGGCGTGCGCGAGGCCGGTGCGCTGATCCGGAAAATCCGGCCTGACGCGGTGATTGGATTTGGCGGTTATCCGACAATCCCGCCGCTGCTGGCGGCTTCGAATGCCGGTCTGCCAACGATGATCCATGAGCAGAATGCGGTGATGGGACGCGCCAACAAGGCGTTGGCCACCCGCGTCAAGGCAATTGCCGGCGGTTTCCTGCCAGAAGGTCAGGGCACGCATGCGGCCAAGACCGTGATCACCGGCAACCCGGTGCGGCCGGAGGTGCTGGCGGCAGCTGCCATTCCCTTTAAACCGTCGAAGGATGATGAACCATTCCGGCTTGTTGTGTTTGGCGGCAGCCAGGGTGCGCAGTTCTTCTCCGATGCCATTCCTTCAGCGATCGCGCTGTTGCCAGATCCGCTGCGGGCGCGGCTTGAGCTGACCCAGCAGGCCAGACCCGAGGACGAGGAGCAGGTCCGCGCCCGGCTCATCGAGCTTGGCGTCAAGGCTGATGTCTCTCCCTTCTTCACCGATATGGCAGCGCGCATCGGAGCCGCACATCTGGTGATCTCGCGCTCGGGCGCATCGACCGTTTCGGAGATCGCGGTGATTGGACGTTCGGCCATTCTGGTGCCTTACCCTCACGCCCTTGATCATGATCAGGCTGCCAATGCGGCGGCGCTGATGGCCAAGGGAGGGGCCAGCGTGGTCCGGCAGTCCGAGCTCTCGGCGCAAATGTTGTCCGACATGATCGCCGAGCGTATGAACGATCCCGCAGGCCTTGCAGCCACAGCCGCAGCAGCGCAGGCCACGGGAAAACCTGATGCCGCGCGCTTGCTTGCCAATCTGGCGGAGGCTATCTCGGAAGGTATCAGCCCGGAACAGTTCAGGAGCACATCCGCATGA
- the mraY gene encoding phospho-N-acetylmuramoyl-pentapeptide-transferase, whose translation MLIWLVDLADQIQFFNLFRYITFRTGAAMFTSALIVFLFGPRIIASLRVRQGRGQPIRADGPQTHFLKAGTPTMGGLMILAGIVGSSLLWADLSSVYVVTTLLVTLGFGAIGFYDDYLKVTKQSDKGFSGKARLGLEFIIAGIAVFFIMQASMAASNASGAEFGSSVAFPFFKDLLLDLGWFFIVFGAFVIVSAGNAVNLTDGLDGLAIVPVMIAAASFGAIAYLAGNAVFANYLQIHFVPGTGELAVILGAVIGAGLGFLWFNAPPAAIFMGDTGSLALGGLIGTVAVATKHEIVMAIIGGLFVIEALSVIIQVASFKLTGKRVFLMAPIHHHFEKKGWTESQVVVRFWIISVGLAMIGLATLKLR comes from the coding sequence ATGCTCATCTGGCTTGTGGATTTGGCGGACCAAATCCAGTTCTTCAATCTTTTCAGATATATCACCTTCAGGACGGGTGCGGCGATGTTTACCTCGGCGCTGATTGTCTTCCTGTTTGGGCCGCGAATCATCGCGTCTTTGAGGGTTCGGCAGGGCCGCGGTCAGCCAATTCGCGCCGACGGACCGCAAACCCATTTCCTCAAGGCAGGCACCCCGACCATGGGCGGGTTGATGATCCTGGCGGGCATTGTCGGCTCGTCGCTGCTTTGGGCGGATCTTTCGAGTGTTTATGTGGTGACCACGCTTCTGGTGACGCTGGGTTTCGGCGCGATCGGGTTTTACGACGATTATCTCAAGGTGACCAAGCAAAGCGACAAGGGCTTTTCGGGCAAGGCCCGGCTTGGGCTCGAATTCATCATTGCCGGCATCGCGGTGTTCTTCATCATGCAGGCCTCGATGGCTGCCTCTAACGCTAGCGGAGCCGAATTCGGTTCGTCGGTGGCGTTTCCGTTCTTCAAGGACCTGCTTCTTGATCTGGGATGGTTCTTTATCGTGTTTGGTGCATTCGTGATCGTGTCGGCGGGCAATGCGGTCAATCTCACCGACGGGCTTGACGGTCTGGCGATCGTTCCGGTGATGATCGCGGCTGCCTCGTTTGGCGCGATCGCCTATCTCGCCGGTAACGCGGTCTTTGCCAATTACCTGCAGATCCATTTTGTTCCTGGAACCGGCGAACTTGCCGTCATCCTTGGTGCGGTGATTGGCGCGGGCCTCGGATTCCTGTGGTTCAACGCGCCCCCGGCCGCGATCTTTATGGGCGACACCGGCTCGCTGGCGCTCGGTGGACTTATCGGCACGGTCGCAGTAGCGACCAAGCACGAGATCGTCATGGCAATCATTGGCGGGTTGTTCGTGATCGAGGCGCTGTCGGTGATCATCCAGGTGGCGTCGTTCAAGCTAACCGGCAAACGGGTCTTCCTGATGGCGCCGATCCACCATCATTTCGAGAAAAAGGGATGGACCGAAAGCCAGGTTGTGGTGCGGTTCTGGATCATTTCCGTGGGCCTCGCCATGATCGGGCTGGCCACGCTGAAGCTGAGATAG
- the murC gene encoding UDP-N-acetylmuramate--L-alanine ligase, which translates to MKMPQTIGLVHFIGIGGIGMSGIAEVLNNLGYKVQGSDQSESANVQRLRDKGIEVHIGHSAANLGDAEVVVVSTAIKKSNPELMAARERLLPVVRRAEMLAELMRFRNAIAIGGTHGKTTTTSMVATLLEAGGLDPTVINGGIINAYGTNARMGEGEWMVVEADESDGTFLKLPAEIAVITNIDPEHLDHYGTFDAARAAFRQFAENVPFYGFGVMCLDHPEVQALVSRIEDRRVITYGENPQSDVRFFNHRMDGPVSVFDVVINSRKTGETVELKDLRLPMPGKHNVSNAVAAIAVAFELGLTPDQISKGLGQFGGVKRRFTHTGSWNGVEIFDDYGHHPVEIKAVLSAARDACQGRVIAVHQPHRFSRLSSLFDDFSACFNDANTVMLAPVYAAGEDPIEGIDSAHLVMSMKAGGHRDVRLVDGPSALAPIIADIAKPGDYVVLLGAGTITQWANQLPKELNTLKPDAENSA; encoded by the coding sequence ATGAAAATGCCGCAAACCATCGGCCTCGTTCACTTTATCGGCATTGGCGGCATCGGCATGAGCGGGATTGCCGAGGTGCTCAACAATCTCGGCTACAAGGTGCAGGGCTCGGACCAGTCCGAAAGCGCCAATGTGCAGCGGCTCAGGGACAAGGGCATTGAGGTGCATATCGGCCATTCGGCGGCCAATCTCGGTGATGCCGAAGTCGTTGTGGTCTCGACCGCGATCAAGAAGAGCAATCCCGAACTGATGGCGGCGCGCGAGCGGCTGCTTCCGGTGGTGCGCCGGGCCGAAATGCTGGCCGAGCTGATGCGCTTCCGCAATGCGATTGCCATTGGCGGCACCCACGGCAAGACCACGACCACATCCATGGTGGCAACGCTTCTGGAGGCCGGCGGGCTGGATCCCACGGTGATCAATGGCGGCATCATCAATGCCTATGGCACCAATGCGCGCATGGGCGAGGGCGAGTGGATGGTGGTGGAGGCCGACGAAAGCGACGGCACGTTCCTTAAACTACCCGCCGAGATTGCGGTCATCACCAACATCGATCCCGAGCATCTCGACCACTACGGCACTTTTGACGCGGCGCGTGCTGCGTTTCGTCAGTTTGCGGAGAATGTGCCGTTTTACGGCTTCGGCGTGATGTGTCTTGACCATCCGGAAGTGCAGGCTCTGGTCAGCCGCATCGAGGACCGCCGGGTGATCACCTATGGCGAAAACCCGCAGTCGGATGTGCGCTTTTTCAACCACCGCATGGACGGGCCGGTATCGGTGTTCGACGTTGTGATCAACAGCCGCAAGACCGGCGAGACGGTCGAGCTGAAGGATCTGCGGCTGCCGATGCCGGGCAAGCACAATGTGTCGAATGCGGTTGCCGCAATTGCGGTCGCCTTCGAGCTGGGCCTGACGCCTGATCAGATCTCCAAGGGGCTGGGTCAGTTCGGCGGGGTCAAGCGCCGCTTCACCCACACCGGTTCCTGGAACGGGGTCGAGATCTTCGACGATTACGGCCACCATCCCGTCGAGATCAAGGCGGTGCTCTCGGCAGCGCGCGATGCCTGTCAGGGACGGGTCATCGCGGTGCACCAGCCGCACCGCTTTTCAAGGCTCTCCAGCCTGTTTGATGATTTTTCCGCCTGCTTCAACGATGCCAACACGGTGATGCTGGCGCCGGTCTATGCTGCGGGCGAAGATCCGATCGAGGGCATTGATTCCGCGCATCTGGTGATGAGCATGAAGGCGGGCGGCCATCGTGACGTTCGTCTGGTGGACGGACCTTCAGCTCTTGCGCCGATCATTGCCGACATCGCCAAACCGGGCGATTATGTGGTGTTGCTCGGGGCAGGCACCATCACCCAATGGGCCAACCAGTTGCCCAAGGAGCTCAATACGCTCAAGCCTGATGCGGAGAACAGTGCATGA
- the murB gene encoding UDP-N-acetylmuramate dehydrogenase, which yields MKALQVDGEKLLASLSGKLDDVRGRLTPNAEMSKVTWFRTGGPAELLFQPLDEDDLSAFLTVLPEEVPVLPVGIGSNLLVRDGGIPGVVIRLSAKGFGRAEQVSDTRLMAGAVCPDKHLAALALETGLGGFHFYHGIPGAIGGALRMNAGANGVETRERVVEVHAVDRKGERHVLSNADMGYAYRHSSAPKDLIFTRAIFEGAPADKDEIRQAMDAVQHHRETVQPIREKTGGSTFKNPEGHSAWKVIDEAGCRGLTVGGAQMSPMHCNFMINTGSASGYELENLGETVRARVLENSGVRLEWEIKRLGLFDPEQTVQEFLGQLV from the coding sequence ATGAAGGCGCTGCAGGTCGATGGAGAAAAGCTGCTTGCGTCGCTCAGTGGCAAACTGGACGATGTTCGCGGGCGGCTGACGCCGAATGCCGAGATGTCGAAGGTCACCTGGTTCCGTACCGGTGGTCCGGCTGAACTCTTGTTCCAACCGCTCGATGAGGACGATCTTTCGGCGTTTCTCACCGTGTTGCCTGAAGAGGTTCCGGTGCTGCCGGTTGGCATCGGCTCCAATCTGCTGGTGCGGGATGGCGGCATTCCGGGTGTGGTCATCCGGCTGTCGGCCAAGGGCTTTGGCCGGGCCGAGCAGGTCTCGGACACACGGCTTATGGCCGGCGCCGTCTGCCCCGACAAGCATCTTGCCGCGCTGGCGCTCGAGACCGGGCTTGGCGGGTTTCATTTCTATCATGGCATTCCCGGCGCGATTGGCGGCGCCCTGCGGATGAATGCCGGGGCCAATGGCGTTGAAACCCGCGAGCGCGTGGTCGAGGTTCATGCTGTCGATCGCAAGGGCGAACGCCATGTGCTGTCCAATGCCGATATGGGCTACGCCTACCGGCATTCCTCCGCACCCAAGGACCTGATCTTTACCCGCGCCATCTTCGAGGGCGCGCCCGCAGACAAGGACGAGATCCGGCAAGCCATGGATGCCGTGCAGCATCATCGCGAGACGGTGCAGCCGATCCGGGAGAAAACCGGCGGATCGACCTTCAAGAATCCGGAAGGCCATTCGGCCTGGAAGGTGATTGATGAGGCGGGCTGCCGCGGCTTGACCGTAGGCGGGGCGCAGATGTCGCCGATGCACTGCAACTTCATGATCAACACCGGCTCGGCTTCGGGCTATGAACTCGAAAACCTCGGCGAAACCGTGCGCGCGCGGGTGCTGGAGAATTCCGGTGTCCGGCTCGAATGGGAGATCAAACGGCTGGGCCTGTTTGATCCTGAACAGACGGTGCAGGAATTCCTGGGACAGTTGGTCTAA